Within Candidatus Melainabacteria bacterium, the genomic segment AGAGGAAAGCCTCAAGACTCCCGCAAATTCGGAAACCGGGAGAATCGTGGCGGTGGAGCGCGCGAGGAGCGCTGGTCTCCGGAGCGCGGCAAGCCTGAAAGGCGCGAGGAGCGCGGGTCTGAGGAACGAGGTGGATTTGGAAGGCGCGAGGAGCGTGGCACCCGGGAGCGCAGCGAATTCGCAAGACGCGTGGAGCGTGGTTCCCAGGAACGCGGTCTGGAAAAGCGCCCGGACGACGGCACCGAAATGATCTTCGGTAAAAACGCGGTGCTTGCTTTCCTGGAGGATTGCGAGCGCGATGAAGATGCAAGCGACGATGCTCACGGCGAAAACGAGAGCGAGAACGAGAACGAGGAAGTTGAGCGCGAGAAAACGCTGAACTCGGCTGTGGGGGCTGAAAGAAGTCGCGATGCTATCTTAAAGAGTCCGCGTGGTCAGGTGCGCAAGCCTGAGATAGGCAAAATTTATATGGTGGCGCTCGATCATCCGGATCGGAAAGTCGACCGCATCAAACAGTTGGCAAAGTCACAACGTATTCCAGTTGTAGTGTGTGACAGGCGCAAGCTCGATTGGCTGGTCGGCCCCGACCAACTTCATCAGGGCATCGTGGCGCAAATCAGTGCTGCTGAATTCTGGGAACTGAGCCACTTTTTGTCCAAACTGAAAGAGTCTTGCCCCGATACATTAGATGGAAGCGTTGTCGCTATCGTTGACGGCATTGAAGACCCCCACAACCTGGGGGCGATTATCAGAGTGGCTGAGTCAGCGGGACTGAAAGGATTGTTGTTGCCGGCTCGACGTTCAGCCGGGCTGACTGGCATTGTTGCAAAAACAAGCGCTGGGGCACTTGCTTCGCTGCCGATTGTGCGCATTCACAATCTTGTTCAGGCACTGGAAGAATTGAAAGAAGCTGGATTTTGGATAGCGGGTCTCGATTCCAATCAGGGTGATCTTTATACAAAAGTGGATCTTGTGCGTCCGCTCGCCCTGGTTGTGGGGAGCGAAGGGTCTGGTATGAGTCGTCTTGTGAAAGACAATTGCGACATGCTTTTAAAGATTCCTATGCTTGGCAAAACAGAATCTCTAAATGCTTCGGTGGCTGCCGGTATCGTTTTCTATGAAGTGGTCAGGCAACTGCAAAGCAAAGGGCTTCTCAGCTAAGCAGCTAAACGAAGCATCTCGAACTAGTCAAGCATTTCGAGCTAAACCACGCACCTGGTCTGGGAGCTCGAGTCGGTCGGAGCATATTCCAGCTCAGCGTTGTGCAACATCTGCCGATTCGTCGTCAAGGGAAAAGCGCGGCGTGGTCTTCTAATTTTGTGAGCGACTCCGACAATGCCATAACAAGGATTTCGTTTCTGAATTCCTTTTCGTCGTCAATCATGTCCCAGAGCAAATCTTGATTCTCCAGTCTGCGCAGTTTGAGCGTCAAGCAGATTTTCTCGGTGGCATACCTTACTATCTCGTCTGCATCCAGTGCCCCCAGCAAGTCAGTTAAGCTGCGCACGGGCGGTTCAGGAATCATCTCATCGAGTTGAGTCAGCACCTGCAAAAGCCATTGGTTAAGCCATTCGAATGGTTTTTCCGGACTTTGTTCAAGCACTGCCAGGTAGGTCGAAATGCAGACTAACAGTTTCACGCTGTGAAAGACGTCTTCAGTTGGAATGGTGCTGGCAGGGCGAGGCGAGTCATCAAGTACCTTCTCCATGTCTGCCATGCATCTGGCACCAACCATGTGCAAAAAGAAATAAGCGCGCTTTGACTCTTCATCTAGCGTTCTGGGATTCCACTGGTCAGGCACTGGCAACATAATGCGATTCTATGGCCTAGCCGATGACATCGGGGCACTGCAACATAAATCTTATTGATGCGGCATGAAAAGAGTATTGGCTTGACAGGCGATTTTGCTGCGTTTGCGCACTTCGCTGCCGTCATCGAAAATGGTTGCCCCACCGCTTGGCGAGTCGCACTCTGCTGCGCCATTGACAGGGCTTAAATAATGCTAGTAGAATTCCCGTTCGCGCCTTAGCACGGCGCTATGCCGGTGTAGCTCAATGGTAGAGCAACGGTTTTGTAAACCGTCGGTTGCGGGTTCGAATCCCATCACCGGCTTATGGGCAGATGTCCGAGTGGCTAAAGGAGACGGGCTGTAAACTCGTTGGCGCAAGCCTACACTGGTTCGAATCCAGTTCTGCCCAAACTTGTTCCCCTGCCAGAGAAATCCTTGATTTCTAAAGGCAACCTTAGGAGGTGCGACTAAGACGGCTCTTTGAGCCATAATGAATGGGTCACGCGTGCCCATGTAGCTTAGCGGTAGAGCACCCCCTTGGTAAGGGGGAGGTCACGAGTTCGATTCTCGTCATGGGCTCCATTTACCAAGCGCGTTTCAAAAGACACTTTGGTCTGTTAATTCAGTAAATAAGAAGCACAAGCACAACAACATTGTTGAGAAGGAGTTGAGAGGATGGCCCGCCAGAAGTTCGAAAGAAACAAACCTAACGTGAACATTGGCACGATCGGGCACGTTGACCACGGCAAAACTACGCTCACAGCGGCGATCACTACGTATCTAGCAAAGAGCGGGCAAGCCAAGGCAAAGAAATATGACGAGATCGATGCCGCTCCGGAAGAAAAAGCTCGTGGTATCACAATCAATACCGCGCACGTTGAATATGAAACCCCAAATCGTCACTACAGTCACGTTGACTGCCCAGGACA encodes:
- the rlmB gene encoding 23S rRNA (guanosine(2251)-2'-O)-methyltransferase RlmB: MMPDRPRNNRGKPQDSRKFGNRENRGGGAREERWSPERGKPERREERGSEERGGFGRREERGTRERSEFARRVERGSQERGLEKRPDDGTEMIFGKNAVLAFLEDCERDEDASDDAHGENESENENEEVEREKTLNSAVGAERSRDAILKSPRGQVRKPEIGKIYMVALDHPDRKVDRIKQLAKSQRIPVVVCDRRKLDWLVGPDQLHQGIVAQISAAEFWELSHFLSKLKESCPDTLDGSVVAIVDGIEDPHNLGAIIRVAESAGLKGLLLPARRSAGLTGIVAKTSAGALASLPIVRIHNLVQALEELKEAGFWIAGLDSNQGDLYTKVDLVRPLALVVGSEGSGMSRLVKDNCDMLLKIPMLGKTESLNASVAAGIVFYEVVRQLQSKGLLS